The nucleotide sequence ATGCTGTTGTGCGTGACTGTGGTGCTGGCCGGTGCCGCCCACGCAGCGACCGACCCCGCACCCGACTGGCAGACCTTGAGCGACACCCAACAGCGCGCCCTGTCGGCGCTCGAATCGCAGTGGGACACGCTCGATGCGCAGCGCCGTCGGAACATCCTCACCGGTCTCGAGACCTGGCAGTCACTCGACCAGGCGGGCCGCGACCGCGCCCAACGTCGGTTCGGCCGATGGCGCGATCTGCCCGACGATGAACGCTCGCGCCTGCGCGGTCAGTTCGAGCGTTTCCAGGGCATGGATTCGCAGCAGAAAGACCGGCTCAGGGCGCTGCACGAACGGTTCAAGCAGTTGCCAACCGACCGCCAGAACGCACTGCGTGAGCGCTTTCAGACCGAACGCAACCGGGACCGGGACCAGCGTGACAACCGTCGGAAGGACCGACGCGAGAACCGCGAACGGGATGACGACCCGGAACGCGACGACGGGCGCGACCGCGAACAGGACCGGGACGACCGCAATCGTGACGAACGGCAGAGCGGGCGTGACGACGGCCGCAACGACGACGACCCGGACGGCGAGCGCGGCACCGAGGGCGAGCGCGAGGGTGCAGGAGACCGCGATGACGGCCGCGACGGCGACGGCGGGCGCGACGGCGGGCGCGACGGCGACGGCGACGGCGACGGCGGGCGCGGTGATGACGGCGGCCGGGGCGGCGGTGACAAGCGCTAGGCGCGTCCGCCCCAGGACGCAACACGATCGCGCAGGCTGTACCAGGTCATGGCGGCGACCAGCAGCGGCCACCGCAACCGGCTGCCGCCAGGGAACGACAACGACGGCACCCGCGCGAGGCTGTTGAACCGCGCGGCGTCCCCGCCGATGGCGTCGGCAATCAGCTGTCCGCTCAAGGTCGCCAGTGCCACCCCGTGGCC is from Pseudomonadota bacterium and encodes:
- a CDS encoding DUF3106 domain-containing protein, coding for MRAAMLLCVTVVLAGAAHAATDPAPDWQTLSDTQQRALSALESQWDTLDAQRRRNILTGLETWQSLDQAGRDRAQRRFGRWRDLPDDERSRLRGQFERFQGMDSQQKDRLRALHERFKQLPTDRQNALRERFQTERNRDRDQRDNRRKDRRENRERDDDPERDDGRDREQDRDDRNRDERQSGRDDGRNDDDPDGERGTEGEREGAGDRDDGRDGDGGRDGGRDGDGDGDGGRGDDGGRGGGDKR